Proteins encoded together in one Rhizobacter sp. J219 window:
- the rpoH gene encoding RNA polymerase sigma factor RpoH: protein MNATASALTVRDPWSLVPSLGNLDAYISAVNRIPLLTQEEETTFARKLRDHGDVESAGKLVLSHLRLVVSISRQYLGYGLPHGDLIQEGNVGLMKAVKRFDPDQGVRLVSYAMHWIKAEIHEYILKNWRMVKVATTKAQRKLFFNLRSMKQSLKEESADENTHRNTLTQGEADTVARTLNVKREEVLEMETRMSGGDVALEPQTDDGEESYAPIAYLADESTEPTRVIEAHRRDWLAGDGIAQALDALDARSRRIVEERWLKVNDDSSGGMTLHDLASEYGVSAERIRQIEVAAMKKMRKALAQDA from the coding sequence ATGAACGCAACTGCTTCTGCCCTGACCGTCCGTGATCCGTGGTCGCTGGTGCCGTCGCTCGGCAACCTTGACGCCTACATTTCGGCCGTGAACCGCATCCCCCTGCTGACGCAGGAGGAAGAAACCACTTTTGCCCGCAAGCTGCGCGACCACGGCGACGTGGAATCCGCCGGGAAGCTGGTGCTGTCGCACCTGCGCCTGGTGGTGTCGATCTCGCGTCAGTACCTCGGCTACGGCCTGCCGCATGGTGACCTGATCCAGGAAGGCAATGTCGGCCTGATGAAGGCCGTCAAGCGCTTCGACCCCGACCAGGGCGTGCGCCTGGTGAGCTACGCCATGCACTGGATCAAGGCCGAGATCCACGAGTACATCCTCAAGAACTGGCGCATGGTGAAGGTGGCCACCACCAAGGCCCAGCGCAAGCTCTTCTTCAACCTGCGCTCGATGAAACAGAGCCTGAAGGAAGAGTCGGCCGACGAGAACACGCACCGCAACACGCTGACGCAAGGCGAGGCCGACACGGTCGCCCGCACGCTGAACGTGAAGCGTGAGGAAGTGCTGGAGATGGAGACCCGCATGTCCGGCGGCGACGTGGCCTTGGAGCCGCAAACCGACGACGGCGAAGAGAGCTACGCCCCGATCGCCTACCTGGCCGACGAGAGCACGGAGCCCACGCGCGTAATCGAAGCCCATCGCCGGGACTGGCTGGCCGGCGACGGCATCGCCCAGGCGCTCGACGCGCTCGACGCGCGCAGCCGCCGCATCGTGGAAGAGCGCTGGCTGAAGGTCAACGACGACAGCTCCGGCGGCATGACGCTGCACGACCTGGCAAGCGAATACGGCGTGAGCGCCGAACGCATCCGTCAGATCGAAGTGGCGGCGATGAAGAAGATGCGCAAGGCACTCGCGCAAGACGCCTGA
- a CDS encoding SCO family protein — protein sequence MIARRHTLIALAALLAGCDKLPGAKPGFKSIDITGAEYGKNLSLADPSGKTRTLADFKGKVTVVFFGYTQCPDVCPTTMAELAQVKKSLGADGDKVQGVFITVDPERDTPERLQAYMQGFDPSFVALRGTPEQTAAAAKDFRVYYAKVPGKTEGSYTMDHTAGSYIFDSTGRLRLFTRYGDKESGANLAADIKALVAGA from the coding sequence GTGATCGCACGCCGCCACACCCTCATCGCACTGGCTGCCCTGCTGGCCGGATGCGACAAGCTGCCGGGCGCCAAGCCCGGCTTCAAGTCCATCGACATCACCGGGGCCGAATACGGCAAGAACCTGTCGCTCGCCGACCCGAGCGGCAAGACTCGAACCCTGGCCGATTTCAAGGGCAAGGTGACGGTGGTGTTCTTCGGCTACACCCAGTGCCCCGATGTCTGCCCCACGACGATGGCCGAGTTGGCCCAGGTGAAGAAGTCGCTCGGTGCCGACGGTGACAAGGTGCAGGGCGTCTTCATCACCGTCGACCCGGAGCGCGACACCCCCGAGCGTCTGCAGGCCTACATGCAAGGGTTCGATCCGAGTTTCGTGGCCCTGCGCGGCACGCCGGAGCAGACGGCGGCCGCGGCCAAGGACTTTCGCGTCTACTACGCCAAGGTCCCCGGCAAGACCGAAGGCAGCTACACGATGGACCACACCGCCGGCTCGTACATCTTCGATTCGACCGGCAGGCTGCGCCTCTTTACCCGCTACGGCGACAAGGAGAGCGGGGCCAACCTCGCGGCCGACATCAAGGCGCTCGTCGCCGGCGCCTGA
- the cyoE gene encoding heme o synthase, giving the protein MPETLSPPAPAVARASVIRQFYALTKPRVVQLIVFCAVIGMLLAVPGVPDWRVVLPATAGIWLVAAAAAAFNCLVEQRIDAKMARTAWRPTAKGELTNTQTLVFSAVLCAIGSALLYWLVNPLTMWLTFATFVGYAVIYTVVLKPMTPQNIVIGGASGAMPPVLGWAAMRGEVGPEALMLCLIIFLWTPPHFWALALYRVEDYRRAGLPMLPVTHGNEFTRLQVLLYTFVLFAATLLPFVFGMSGVVYLVSAVLLGAGFIGYAWRLWRSYSDALARSTFRFSIVHLSLLFAALLIDHYLPPLL; this is encoded by the coding sequence ATGCCTGAAACCCTCAGCCCCCCTGCTCCGGCCGTCGCACGCGCGTCGGTGATCCGCCAGTTCTACGCGCTGACCAAGCCGCGCGTGGTGCAGCTCATCGTCTTCTGTGCCGTGATCGGCATGCTGCTCGCGGTGCCGGGTGTGCCCGATTGGCGCGTCGTGCTGCCGGCGACCGCCGGCATCTGGCTGGTGGCCGCTGCGGCTGCCGCGTTCAATTGCCTCGTCGAGCAGCGCATCGACGCGAAGATGGCCCGCACCGCCTGGCGCCCCACCGCCAAGGGCGAGCTGACCAACACGCAGACGCTCGTCTTCTCGGCCGTGCTGTGCGCGATCGGCAGCGCCTTGCTGTACTGGCTGGTCAACCCGCTGACGATGTGGCTCACCTTCGCCACCTTCGTCGGGTATGCCGTCATCTACACCGTGGTGCTCAAGCCGATGACGCCGCAGAACATCGTCATCGGGGGTGCCTCGGGTGCCATGCCGCCGGTGCTTGGCTGGGCCGCGATGCGCGGCGAGGTGGGGCCCGAGGCGCTGATGCTGTGCCTCATCATCTTCCTGTGGACGCCACCGCACTTCTGGGCGCTCGCGCTCTATCGCGTCGAAGACTACCGCCGAGCCGGCCTGCCGATGCTGCCGGTGACCCACGGCAACGAGTTCACCCGCCTGCAAGTACTGCTCTACACCTTCGTGCTCTTCGCCGCGACGCTGCTGCCCTTTGTCTTCGGCATGAGCGGCGTGGTCTACCTGGTGTCGGCGGTGCTGCTCGGTGCTGGATTCATCGGCTATGCGTGGCGGCTGTGGCGCAGCTACTCCGACGCGCTCGCCCGCAGCACCTTCCGTTTCTCGATCGTGCACCTGTCGCTGCTGTTCGCCGCGCTGTTGATCGACCACTACCTGCCGCCTCTGCTGTGA
- a CDS encoding heme A synthase, translating into MADQSLYNLDPVLWLALVGLLLGGCVLVWNWWRHRHATPAVRLRALTWLTLFFTFDLVIFGAFTRLTDSGLGCPDWPGCYGSASPLGAHADIQAAQTAMPTGPVTHGKAWVEMVHRYLATGVGVLIIALAIGSWRAHRRGDAALSPWWATVTLVWVCLQGAFGALTVTMKLYPAIVTLHLLGGMGLLVLLAVQGEAYERKPLVLSPMLRGGVWALALLTVVQIALGGWVSTNYAVLACRDFPTCQGEWWPAMDFEHGFTILRELGAGKSGGYLPFAALTAIHFTHRLGALVVLGLMLLVAWGLRRAGGLAHRRFAAALLAVAVWQFMSGLSNVVLGWPLVAALAHTAGAAVLITVISVVVVRARQAGVAS; encoded by the coding sequence GTGGCCGATCAGTCTCTCTACAACCTCGATCCCGTGCTCTGGCTGGCCCTGGTGGGCCTGCTGCTCGGGGGCTGTGTGCTCGTGTGGAACTGGTGGCGGCATCGCCACGCCACACCGGCGGTGCGCCTGCGTGCGTTGACCTGGCTCACGCTCTTCTTTACTTTTGATCTGGTGATCTTCGGCGCGTTCACGCGCCTCACCGACTCCGGGCTCGGCTGCCCCGACTGGCCGGGTTGCTACGGCAGCGCCAGCCCGCTCGGGGCGCACGCCGACATCCAGGCCGCACAGACGGCGATGCCCACCGGCCCGGTGACGCACGGCAAGGCGTGGGTGGAGATGGTGCACCGCTACCTCGCGACGGGCGTTGGCGTGCTGATCATCGCGTTGGCCATCGGCAGCTGGCGCGCGCACCGTCGCGGCGACGCCGCGCTGTCGCCCTGGTGGGCCACGGTCACGCTGGTGTGGGTGTGTCTGCAGGGAGCGTTCGGTGCGCTCACCGTGACGATGAAGCTCTACCCCGCCATCGTGACGCTGCACCTGCTCGGTGGTATGGGTTTGCTGGTGCTGCTGGCCGTGCAAGGCGAGGCCTATGAGCGCAAGCCCCTGGTCTTGTCGCCGATGCTGCGAGGCGGAGTTTGGGCGTTGGCCCTGCTGACCGTGGTACAGATTGCGCTCGGCGGCTGGGTCAGCACGAACTACGCGGTGCTCGCCTGCCGCGACTTCCCCACCTGCCAGGGCGAGTGGTGGCCGGCGATGGATTTCGAGCACGGTTTCACCATCCTGCGCGAGCTGGGGGCCGGCAAGTCGGGTGGGTATCTGCCGTTTGCGGCGCTGACCGCGATCCACTTCACGCATCGGCTGGGCGCTCTGGTCGTGCTGGGCCTGATGCTGCTCGTCGCCTGGGGTCTGCGGCGCGCGGGAGGTCTGGCACATCGCCGTTTCGCCGCTGCCTTGCTGGCGGTGGCGGTGTGGCAGTTCATGAGCGGCTTGAGCAATGTGGTGCTCGGCTGGCCGCTGGTCGCCGCGCTGGCCCACACCGCGGGTGCCGCGGTGCTGATCACCGTGATATCGGTGGTGGTGGTGCGTGCCCGGCAGGCGGGTGTGGCCTCGTAA
- a CDS encoding SURF1 family protein, with protein sequence MATLIGMAVTARLGVWQLSRASQKEALQSSLDTRGRLPPLRMETLPQSESQVLAELHRPTVLRGEWQQGATVFLDNRQMNGRPGFFVLTPLLLAPGDAVLVQRGWVPRDVQDRSRVPLVPTPAGPVVVRGWLAPAPGRLYDFAPGVPASGPIRQNLVLADHSREIGVTLRPWTVLQSDEGAPKGDGLLRQWPRPAADVHKHYGYAFQWFGLCALMAGLYVWFQLLRPRFQRRR encoded by the coding sequence GTGGCCACGCTGATCGGCATGGCCGTGACGGCGCGCCTGGGCGTGTGGCAACTCAGCCGTGCGTCGCAGAAAGAGGCGTTGCAGTCGTCGCTCGATACACGCGGCCGCCTGCCGCCGTTGCGCATGGAGACCTTGCCGCAGAGCGAGTCGCAGGTGCTGGCCGAGCTCCATCGGCCCACCGTGTTGCGTGGCGAGTGGCAACAAGGGGCCACGGTCTTTCTCGACAACCGGCAGATGAACGGCCGCCCGGGCTTCTTCGTGCTCACGCCGCTGCTGCTGGCCCCCGGCGACGCGGTGCTGGTGCAGCGCGGCTGGGTGCCGCGTGACGTGCAGGACCGCAGCCGCGTGCCGCTGGTGCCCACACCCGCCGGCCCTGTTGTAGTCCGTGGGTGGCTGGCCCCGGCTCCGGGCCGCCTCTACGACTTTGCCCCCGGTGTGCCGGCCTCGGGCCCGATCCGGCAGAATCTCGTGCTCGCCGATCACTCGCGCGAGATCGGCGTGACGCTTCGACCCTGGACGGTCCTGCAGAGCGACGAGGGCGCACCGAAGGGCGATGGCCTCTTGCGCCAATGGCCGCGGCCTGCGGCCGATGTTCACAAGCACTACGGCTACGCCTTCCAGTGGTTCGGTCTGTGCGCCTTGATGGCAGGTTTGTATGTCTGGTTCCAACTCCTCCGCCCCCGCTTCCAGCGACGCCGGTGA
- a CDS encoding twin transmembrane helix small protein: MKYFIAAALVFIVAALASAGVFLMRDGRDGKPKTANMMRALAVRVGLSVLLFLCILFAYWMGWIKPSGIPIER, from the coding sequence ATGAAGTACTTCATTGCCGCAGCCCTGGTGTTCATCGTGGCGGCGCTTGCCTCGGCCGGTGTGTTCCTGATGCGCGACGGCCGCGACGGCAAGCCCAAGACCGCCAACATGATGCGGGCCCTCGCGGTGCGGGTCGGGCTGTCGGTGCTGCTGTTCCTGTGCATCCTCTTCGCCTACTGGATGGGCTGGATCAAGCCCTCGGGCATTCCGATCGAGCGCTGA
- a CDS encoding cytochrome c oxidase subunit 3, giving the protein MSAATTPGQTPHYFVPAPSRHPVMASIGLFMVILGAGQWINGQGWAAYLVLFGLLWWAFVLKQWFGDAIRESESGLYSDRIDVSYRWSMSWFIFSEVMFFGAFFGALYWARIHSVPSLGSLENAILWPDFKAFWPSSVPGTTGAPAGTVEPFAVMGPWPIPTINTALLLTSGVTLTIAHHALIAGNRSKTILWMWITVILGATFLGFQAYEYMHAYRDLNLKLNSGVYGSTFYMLTGFHGFHVCVGALMLLFITLRLHKGHFTPQRHFGFEGAAWYWHFVDVVWLGLYVVVYWL; this is encoded by the coding sequence ATGTCGGCAGCGACAACCCCGGGGCAAACCCCTCACTACTTCGTCCCCGCACCCTCGCGGCACCCCGTGATGGCCTCGATCGGCCTGTTCATGGTGATCCTTGGCGCAGGCCAGTGGATCAACGGCCAAGGCTGGGCGGCGTATCTGGTGCTGTTCGGCCTGCTCTGGTGGGCCTTCGTGCTCAAGCAGTGGTTCGGTGACGCCATCCGCGAAAGCGAAAGCGGGCTCTACAGCGACCGTATCGACGTGTCGTACCGCTGGAGCATGAGCTGGTTCATCTTTTCGGAAGTGATGTTCTTCGGCGCCTTCTTCGGCGCGCTGTACTGGGCCCGCATCCACTCGGTGCCGAGCCTGGGCAGCCTGGAGAACGCGATCCTGTGGCCTGACTTCAAGGCCTTCTGGCCCAGCAGCGTGCCCGGCACCACCGGCGCACCGGCCGGTACCGTGGAGCCCTTCGCCGTGATGGGTCCGTGGCCGATTCCCACCATCAACACGGCGCTGCTGCTGACCTCGGGTGTCACGCTCACGATCGCGCACCACGCGCTGATTGCCGGCAACCGCAGCAAGACGATCCTGTGGATGTGGATCACCGTGATCCTGGGCGCGACCTTCCTCGGCTTCCAGGCCTACGAGTACATGCACGCGTACCGTGACCTGAACCTCAAGCTCAACTCGGGTGTCTACGGCTCGACCTTCTACATGCTGACCGGCTTCCACGGCTTCCACGTGTGCGTGGGTGCCCTGATGCTGCTCTTCATCACGCTGCGCCTGCACAAAGGCCATTTCACGCCGCAGCGCCACTTCGGCTTCGAGGGCGCGGCCTGGTACTGGCACTTCGTGGACGTGGTGTGGCTCGGCCTCTACGTGGTCGTGTACTGGCTCTGA